One part of the Acetoanaerobium sticklandii genome encodes these proteins:
- a CDS encoding GNAT family N-acetyltransferase gives MYYKKIEGKLCYLSPINQEDYELYTRWLNDLDISIGLMTASKIITPEKEREILAHLQNTEYNFAIVDRQRHTLVGNIGILNIDTLNRCAEIGVFIGKKEDQSKGYGQESLNLILDFGFNILNFHNMYLKVYDYNKIAISCYEKVGFKEAGRLRETKIIAGQKFDTIYMDMLASEFKSPVIADIVKKKNQVKK, from the coding sequence ATGTACTATAAAAAAATAGAGGGTAAGCTATGCTATCTATCACCTATTAACCAAGAGGATTATGAGCTTTATACGAGATGGCTTAATGATTTGGATATCAGCATAGGGCTAATGACAGCATCTAAAATAATAACACCTGAAAAAGAAAGAGAGATATTAGCGCATCTTCAAAATACAGAATATAACTTCGCGATAGTAGATAGGCAAAGACATACTTTGGTTGGGAATATAGGTATATTAAATATAGATACTCTAAATAGATGTGCTGAAATAGGAGTTTTTATAGGAAAAAAAGAAGATCAAAGCAAAGGCTATGGACAAGAATCTTTAAATTTGATTCTAGATTTTGGATTTAATATATTAAATTTTCACAATATGTATTTAAAGGTATACGATTATAATAAAATTGCTATATCATGCTATGAAAAAGTGGGATTTAAAGAAGCAGGAAGACTTAGAGAAACTAAAATAATAGCTGGTCAAAAATTCGATACTATATATATGGATATGCTAGCTAGTGAGTTTAAATCACCTGTTATAGCAGATATAGTAAAAAAGAAGAACCAAGTTAAAAAATAA
- a CDS encoding serine hydrolase domain-containing protein yields MLQFDYKNDFSGVLYVTKDKECILEKAYGYAEKGLKVRNFVLTRFGVASGGKLFTAVGILKLAEKGNLNLSDEILKYIPELPESFKGVTLHHLLTHTSGIGDYFDEYAQESYSSLWNAIPMYKMENPIDFLPMILNKDKIFNPGEKFRYNNAGYILLGLAIERVSGLSYKDYIKNSIFNPCKMSDSGYFKMNMLPPRTAYGYIKLEDGNFRNNIYDLPIIGGPDGGVYVTAVDMAKFWQELLTFELLSEDFTKELFKIHSDTDNEGIGFGYGIWIEHKNYEVKKYFLQGYDPGVNFRMVYYLETDVLVLALSNEDTGTKEACEAIEKTLIEEFQAV; encoded by the coding sequence TTGCTTCAATTCGACTATAAAAACGATTTTTCTGGAGTGCTTTATGTTACTAAAGATAAAGAGTGTATTCTTGAAAAAGCTTATGGCTACGCTGAAAAAGGTTTAAAAGTAAGAAATTTTGTACTTACTAGATTTGGCGTGGCTTCTGGAGGCAAACTTTTTACTGCTGTTGGAATATTGAAATTAGCAGAAAAGGGAAATCTTAATTTAAGTGACGAAATTTTAAAGTATATTCCTGAACTTCCAGAGTCATTTAAAGGAGTAACCTTGCATCATTTACTTACTCATACTTCTGGAATAGGTGATTATTTTGATGAATATGCTCAGGAAAGCTACAGTAGCTTATGGAATGCTATTCCTATGTATAAAATGGAAAATCCTATAGATTTTCTTCCTATGATTTTAAATAAGGATAAAATTTTTAATCCTGGTGAAAAATTTAGATACAACAATGCTGGATATATTCTGCTTGGTTTAGCCATTGAAAGAGTATCGGGACTCTCATATAAGGACTATATAAAGAATTCTATTTTTAATCCTTGCAAAATGTCGGACTCGGGCTATTTCAAAATGAATATGTTGCCTCCGAGAACTGCTTATGGATATATAAAGCTTGAAGATGGAAACTTTAGAAATAATATTTACGATTTGCCTATAATCGGAGGGCCAGATGGCGGAGTGTATGTTACAGCTGTGGATATGGCGAAATTTTGGCAAGAGCTACTAACCTTTGAATTATTAAGTGAGGATTTTACGAAAGAGCTTTTTAAAATTCATTCAGATACCGATAATGAAGGCATAGGTTTTGGATATGGAATTTGGATAGAACATAAAAATTATGAGGTTAAGAAATATTTTTTACAAGGTTATGACCCTGGTGTCAATTTTAGAATGGTTTATTATTTAGAAACGGATGTTTTAGTTTTAGCTCTTTCGAATGAAGATACAGGAACTAAAGAAGCTTGCGAAGCTATTGAAAAAACCCTTATAGAAGAATTTCAAGCTGTTTAA
- a CDS encoding sensor histidine kinase: MNNIKAIFKGIYKVIILTSKVILYIFSTLSKVLISLRDGFINRLRFSIHLKLMLSYLWTFTLVFSVQAGVVILGLYLSLPEEQFISHINLIKESLVISGLICSGLVLLLARKSSKKLIEPIDQMNYAVKNITIDDLSTRLDISGAKDELKDLAHTFNNMMDKIEYSVELQNQFVSDASHELRTPISVIKGYTDLLDRWGKNNPEVLDESIDAIKNETEQMKSMIEKLLFLARGDKKSSHIEKNEFELNELIEEIYKETKLIAPNHNVVLGENEAIHIIADRNLIKEAIRVFVENSVKYTKEGGLIELGLHYEEPYAVITVKDTGLGIAKKDLSRIFDRFYRTDESRNKSSGGAGLGLSIAKWIAEEHKGKLTVTSELGKGSQFNILLLASKEK, translated from the coding sequence ATGAATAATATAAAAGCGATATTTAAGGGAATATATAAAGTTATAATTTTGACTTCAAAAGTTATACTATATATTTTTTCAACTTTATCAAAAGTACTAATAAGTTTAAGAGATGGTTTTATAAACAGACTTAGATTTTCTATACATTTAAAGCTTATGCTGAGCTATTTATGGACATTTACCTTAGTTTTTTCAGTACAAGCTGGGGTTGTAATTCTAGGCTTATATCTTTCCTTGCCAGAAGAGCAATTTATAAGTCATATAAATCTAATTAAGGAATCTCTAGTTATATCAGGGCTTATCTGTTCGGGATTAGTTCTACTGCTTGCGAGAAAGTCATCAAAAAAATTGATTGAGCCTATAGATCAAATGAATTACGCAGTTAAAAATATTACTATTGATGATTTATCAACTAGACTAGATATATCTGGCGCAAAAGATGAGCTAAAAGATTTGGCACATACCTTTAATAATATGATGGATAAAATAGAGTATTCTGTAGAGCTTCAGAATCAATTTGTATCAGATGCATCTCATGAGCTAAGAACGCCAATATCTGTAATAAAGGGATATACTGACTTACTCGACAGATGGGGAAAGAACAATCCGGAAGTGTTGGATGAATCTATAGATGCTATAAAAAACGAAACCGAACAAATGAAGTCTATGATTGAAAAATTACTTTTTCTCGCTAGAGGAGACAAAAAATCTTCTCATATTGAGAAAAATGAGTTTGAGCTAAATGAACTAATTGAAGAAATTTACAAAGAAACTAAGCTGATTGCCCCTAATCACAACGTAGTTTTAGGAGAAAATGAAGCTATTCATATAATAGCGGACAGAAATCTAATCAAGGAAGCTATAAGAGTTTTTGTTGAAAATAGTGTTAAGTACACAAAAGAAGGCGGACTTATAGAGCTTGGGCTTCATTATGAGGAGCCTTATGCAGTTATAACAGTAAAAGACACTGGATTAGGAATAGCCAAGAAGGATTTGTCGAGGATATTTGACAGATTTTACAGGACTGATGAATCTAGAAATAAAAGCAGTGGAGGAGCTGGACTGGGACTGTCTATTGCAAAGTGGATAGCAGAAGAGCACAAAGGAAAGCTAACAGTAACAAGTGAACTGGGTAAGGGGAGCCAATTTAACATCTTGCTTTTGGCAAGTAAAGAAAAATAG
- a CDS encoding response regulator transcription factor, with translation MPDKKILIIEDEYNIARFLQLELEHEGYEVGISHDGREGLDKACSDYFDLLILDVMLPSLNGVEVLRRLRQKSDMPVVMLTAKDEMNDKILGLDIGADDYMTKPFAIEELLARIRVIFKRMDNYKASKPQNDSILRIKGVNLDIDRYTVTYKEKNIDLTKREFELLKYMMQNKNLVITREMILAKVWGYEYMGDTNVVDVYIRYLRSKIDDQFGIKLIHTIRGVGYQIKDE, from the coding sequence TTGCCTGATAAGAAAATACTAATCATTGAGGACGAATACAATATAGCGAGATTTTTGCAGCTAGAGCTAGAGCATGAGGGTTATGAAGTGGGGATTTCACACGATGGAAGAGAAGGCTTGGACAAAGCGTGCAGCGATTATTTTGACTTGCTGATTTTAGATGTAATGCTACCTTCTTTGAATGGAGTTGAAGTACTTCGAAGACTCAGGCAAAAATCGGATATGCCTGTAGTCATGCTAACTGCAAAGGATGAAATGAATGATAAAATTTTAGGCCTTGATATTGGGGCTGATGATTATATGACAAAGCCATTTGCAATTGAAGAGCTTTTAGCAAGAATAAGAGTTATATTTAAAAGAATGGACAATTACAAAGCTAGCAAACCTCAAAATGATTCTATATTAAGAATTAAAGGGGTTAATCTAGACATCGACAGATATACTGTAACCTATAAAGAAAAAAATATTGATTTGACTAAAAGAGAATTTGAGCTTTTAAAATATATGATGCAAAATAAAAATCTGGTAATTACAAGAGAAATGATTTTAGCCAAAGTGTGGGGATACGAGTATATGGGAGATACAAATGTAGTGGATGTATATATTCGATATCTACGAAGTAAAATTGACGACCAATTTGGAATCAAGTTAATCCATACTATTAGAGGAGTTGGATATCAAATAAAAGATGAATAA
- a CDS encoding DUF4342 domain-containing protein: protein MKITLEQIDLVRKRTNASYKEAKEALERFDGDVVEALAYLDESGKAPKTEFGSRRAFMDKVRDLIHKGNITKFLVTKDSKTVLNIPLNLVIILALVGNYVFAAALLIALVLGYKFNIVSPNEQNNMSVVPKNPESSVQNQSSNNENQ from the coding sequence ATGAAAATAACTTTAGAACAAATTGATTTAGTAAGGAAAAGAACAAATGCTAGCTATAAAGAAGCAAAAGAAGCGCTAGAGCGTTTTGATGGGGATGTAGTTGAGGCTCTTGCGTATCTAGATGAATCAGGAAAAGCTCCGAAAACTGAGTTTGGTTCAAGAAGAGCTTTTATGGATAAAGTAAGAGACCTTATTCATAAAGGAAATATAACAAAATTTTTAGTTACCAAAGATTCTAAAACTGTACTCAACATACCACTCAATCTAGTAATTATTCTTGCATTAGTTGGAAATTATGTATTTGCAGCGGCACTTTTAATTGCCTTGGTGCTTGGATACAAGTTCAATATAGTGTCACCAAATGAACAAAACAATATGTCAGTAGTTCCTAAAAACCCAGAAAGCTCAGTTCAAAATCAATCATCAAACAATGAGAACCAATAA
- a CDS encoding sensor domain-containing diguanylate cyclase/phosphohydrolase has product MYSKQRMKLLEVALDFVPEPIFAIDLDKKVILWNKAMEELFGVERKDILGKGDYEYSYIFYKERRPTLIDLVLEPNEECESLYKNFKRYPSGDIEGESYIKEKGYYDWGKASKILDDEGKVIGAITISRDMSNYRRIQAEMDDNKRRYEVLFENSPDAIAYLDSLHRIADINLSFTRIFGYTLDECKGKDLDEIVSKEGKSEEAKAITKVLFETGDVKQTVVRYTKDSKPIDVQARGILVKNKDAVIGAYGMYTDIRELLKKEIELQEINEELEASNQELEAALNQLKAAEAELRYQYEKLEYMLYHDQLTGVYDRISYDKCIKQVDVKSNLPLTIIISDLNGLKLVNDAFGLKTGDKLLKRIARILKKNCPEDSKIVRVGGDEFSILLPKTDEFLANEIIEKIKSDIEKVKIESLKLSMSFGSFTKYNKKQNIYEIHSNAEDKMNRMKLFESPSMRGRTISTIIKTLHEKNTREEQHSHRVSELCVKMGMVMGLPSADIQELKTVGLLHDIGKIGIEESILNKPGKLTEEEMTQMKKHPEIGYRILSSVNDMAEMANYVLAHHERIDGKGYPKGLKGMEIPLQARIIAIADAYDAMTSHRSYRTAMSEKEATAELLKSAGTQLDSYLVDVFVNRVIRR; this is encoded by the coding sequence ATGTATTCAAAACAGAGAATGAAATTGCTAGAGGTAGCTTTGGACTTTGTTCCTGAACCGATATTTGCAATAGATTTAGATAAAAAAGTCATCCTTTGGAATAAAGCAATGGAAGAGCTTTTTGGCGTGGAAAGAAAAGATATTCTAGGTAAAGGGGATTATGAATATTCATATATATTCTATAAAGAAAGAAGACCGACTCTTATAGATTTAGTTTTAGAGCCAAATGAAGAGTGCGAAAGTTTATATAAAAATTTTAAGAGGTATCCAAGTGGCGATATAGAGGGAGAATCTTATATAAAGGAAAAGGGTTATTATGACTGGGGTAAAGCATCTAAAATATTAGACGATGAAGGCAAGGTCATTGGAGCTATAACAATATCGAGAGATATGAGTAATTATCGCAGAATCCAAGCTGAGATGGATGACAATAAGCGCAGATATGAAGTTCTGTTTGAAAATAGTCCTGATGCAATAGCTTATTTGGATTCTCTTCACAGAATTGCAGATATAAATTTAAGCTTTACAAGAATATTTGGATACACACTAGATGAATGTAAAGGCAAAGACTTAGATGAAATAGTTTCTAAAGAAGGTAAAAGTGAAGAAGCAAAAGCTATAACAAAGGTTCTCTTTGAAACAGGAGATGTTAAACAAACAGTAGTAAGGTATACGAAAGATTCAAAACCTATAGATGTTCAAGCTAGGGGAATCCTAGTGAAAAATAAAGATGCTGTAATAGGTGCTTACGGCATGTACACAGATATAAGAGAGCTTCTAAAAAAAGAAATAGAGCTTCAGGAGATAAATGAAGAGCTAGAAGCTTCAAATCAAGAACTAGAGGCAGCTCTCAATCAGCTAAAAGCAGCAGAAGCAGAGCTTAGATATCAATATGAAAAGCTAGAATACATGCTTTATCATGATCAGCTCACAGGAGTGTATGACAGAATTTCTTACGATAAATGCATTAAGCAGGTTGATGTAAAAAGCAATCTGCCACTTACTATAATAATTTCTGATTTGAATGGTCTAAAGCTTGTAAATGATGCATTTGGACTTAAAACAGGAGATAAGCTATTGAAAAGAATAGCTAGGATATTGAAGAAGAACTGTCCAGAAGACTCTAAAATTGTAAGAGTTGGGGGAGATGAGTTTTCTATTTTACTTCCTAAAACCGATGAGTTTTTAGCAAATGAAATAATAGAAAAAATAAAATCAGATATAGAAAAAGTAAAAATAGAATCCCTTAAGCTGTCTATGTCTTTTGGGAGTTTTACCAAATATAATAAGAAGCAAAATATTTACGAGATTCATTCTAATGCGGAAGACAAGATGAATAGAATGAAGCTTTTTGAATCGCCTAGTATGAGAGGTAGAACTATATCCACAATAATTAAAACTCTGCATGAAAAAAATACTAGAGAAGAACAGCACTCTCATAGAGTTTCGGAGTTATGTGTAAAGATGGGTATGGTAATGGGACTTCCATCTGCGGATATTCAAGAACTTAAAACCGTAGGGCTACTTCATGATATAGGTAAGATTGGTATAGAGGAAAGCATATTGAATAAACCAGGAAAGCTTACAGAAGAAGAAATGACCCAAATGAAAAAGCATCCTGAGATAGGCTATAGAATTTTGAGCTCGGTAAATGATATGGCAGAAATGGCAAATTATGTTTTAGCTCATCATGAGAGAATCGATGGAAAAGGCTATCCAAAAGGTCTAAAAGGCATGGAAATACCACTTCAAGCTAGAATAATAGCCATAGCAGATGCATATGATGCGATGACTAGTCATAGGTCATACAGAACAGCGATGAGTGAAAAGGAAGCTACTGCTGAGCTTTTGAAGTCAGCAGGAACTCAACTTGACTCATATTTGGTGGATGTATTTGTAAACAGGGTGATTAGACGATGA
- a CDS encoding DEAD/DEAH box helicase — MALFNELGLQEELLKAVLDMGFDSPTPIQEQIIPLAMQGIDLIGQAQTGTGKTAAFGIPLLSKIEKGNKAVQALILAPTRELALQVSQEINRLAKYKNVEAIAIYGGEDIGKQIRGLKKNPQIVVATPGRFMDHMRRNTINLANIQTVILDEADEMLSMGFIEDIETILQEVPSERQTLLFSATMPKRIQSVSQKFMKSPQTVAVKNKTMTVDTIEQRYLDLKERDKFDALCRLMDIHCPELSIIFGRTKRRVDELSEALSIRGYDVEGIHGDMKQERREKVLRRFKRGSIKILVATDVAARGLDISGVSHVFNFDLPQDPESYVHRIGRTGRAGQKGISFTFVTPREREYLELIEDTTKSKMLKQHVPSIGDAKDARYRQAAQKLIGIAESAKTHDLEEAAQKLLEEYDAVKLVSAALKMVTKQSSDAPVTLTDESPVRMKKKPMKSSGSRYSKDSKPGSGSSSYKGKGKSYSNSSKKYPASKSQGSSKTERAEKSDNYRKRKTSHNHSNKATI; from the coding sequence TTGGCATTATTTAATGAATTAGGATTACAAGAAGAATTATTAAAAGCAGTACTTGATATGGGTTTTGACAGTCCAACTCCAATTCAAGAGCAAATCATTCCACTTGCTATGCAGGGGATAGACTTAATAGGACAAGCACAGACTGGTACTGGAAAGACAGCTGCATTTGGAATACCTCTACTTAGCAAAATAGAAAAAGGCAATAAAGCAGTTCAGGCGCTTATACTTGCACCGACAAGAGAACTTGCTCTTCAGGTATCACAAGAGATAAACAGACTGGCAAAATACAAAAACGTAGAAGCTATTGCAATCTATGGTGGAGAAGATATAGGCAAACAAATCAGAGGACTAAAAAAGAATCCTCAAATAGTAGTTGCTACTCCAGGTAGATTTATGGATCATATGAGAAGAAACACTATAAATCTAGCAAATATACAAACAGTAATTTTAGATGAAGCAGATGAAATGCTTAGCATGGGTTTTATTGAAGACATAGAAACCATACTTCAAGAAGTACCTTCAGAAAGACAAACTCTTCTATTTTCAGCTACTATGCCTAAAAGAATTCAATCAGTTTCTCAAAAATTCATGAAAAGCCCACAAACTGTAGCAGTAAAAAATAAAACTATGACTGTTGATACAATAGAGCAGAGATATTTGGATTTAAAGGAAAGAGATAAATTCGATGCGCTTTGCAGACTTATGGATATTCACTGTCCTGAGCTATCTATTATATTTGGTCGTACAAAGCGTAGAGTAGATGAATTATCAGAAGCTCTTAGCATAAGAGGCTACGATGTAGAAGGTATTCATGGAGATATGAAGCAAGAAAGAAGAGAAAAAGTTCTTAGAAGATTCAAAAGAGGAAGTATTAAGATTCTAGTTGCTACAGACGTTGCGGCAAGAGGACTAGATATAAGCGGAGTAAGCCATGTATTTAACTTTGACCTACCTCAAGATCCAGAAAGCTATGTTCATAGAATAGGAAGAACGGGAAGAGCAGGACAAAAAGGTATATCTTTTACTTTTGTAACACCTAGAGAAAGAGAATACCTAGAGCTTATAGAAGATACTACTAAAAGCAAGATGCTAAAGCAGCATGTGCCTAGTATAGGCGATGCAAAAGACGCTAGATACCGTCAAGCAGCTCAAAAACTAATAGGGATAGCAGAAAGTGCTAAAACTCATGATTTAGAAGAAGCAGCTCAAAAATTACTAGAAGAATACGATGCAGTAAAACTGGTATCGGCTGCCTTAAAAATGGTTACAAAGCAGTCAAGTGATGCGCCGGTTACGCTTACTGACGAAAGTCCAGTGCGTATGAAGAAAAAACCTATGAAATCATCAGGTTCAAGATATTCAAAGGATTCTAAACCAGGATCGGGATCTTCATCATACAAGGGTAAAGGAAAGAGTTATTCAAACTCTTCAAAAAAATATCCAGCATCTAAAAGCCAAGGCTCAAGTAAAACTGAAAGAGCTGAAAAAAGTGATAACTACAGAAAAAGAAAAACTTCACATAATCACAGTAACAAAGCTACAATTTAA
- the cspD gene encoding cold-shock protein CspD — MVGKVKWFNAEKGFGFIEREDGDDVFVHFSAIQGDGFKTLEEGQTVEFEITQGNRGPQASNVVRG; from the coding sequence ATGGTAGGTAAAGTAAAATGGTTTAACGCAGAAAAAGGTTTTGGATTCATCGAGAGAGAAGATGGAGACGATGTATTCGTACATTTCTCAGCTATTCAAGGAGACGGATTTAAGACATTAGAAGAAGGACAAACTGTAGAGTTCGAAATAACTCAAGGAAACAGAGGACCTCAAGCATCTAACGTTGTAAGAGGATAG
- a CDS encoding ABC transporter ATP-binding protein, whose amino-acid sequence MGKANKLLSIKNLNVTYKDSFDYTALKDFCLDVYEKDSIGIVGESGSGKTTVAMSLMRLIDSQATTHGEIEYQSDSIMKYNDVKLSEYRGIQVGFCPQNSLEALNPLMTIEEQITEGIKRHFDYDSVTIKGKVESLFEKVGLSNDFMKAYPHQLSGGMRQKVLIAVAISLNPKILLVDEPTSSLDIDSRIEIVNLLRLLKEENEIALIVISHDMEVIAQLCDRCALLYQGELVESGITKEIFSYPEHPYTRGLISASLEVNPYQDLWGIPGEIGLHDVPGCSFYSRCTQRSTKCKFEKPKLLSISSARLVACNRGGIVKVLKAKELNKTYNMGKKKINACVNANIELRAGEIVSIVGPSGSGKTTLVSMLCGILEKDKGEIEVFDEILNTLNMHRSFHGMQMVFQDPYSSINGDFTIEKAVSEPLIINKLCSKDESYIYVKKALVDVGLSDEDCFLKTRTGSLSGGQRQRVAIARAMVMKPKILIADEISSMLDPSTKANVLRLMKELQNKNGFSMIYVTHDLQLARKISNRIYEVDAGQVNEKTICFL is encoded by the coding sequence ATGGGAAAAGCAAATAAGCTTCTTAGTATAAAAAATTTAAATGTTACATACAAGGACAGCTTTGACTATACAGCCCTAAAGGATTTCTGTTTGGATGTATATGAAAAAGACTCTATTGGAATAGTAGGAGAGTCTGGAAGCGGAAAAACTACAGTTGCAATGTCACTGATGAGGCTAATTGATAGTCAAGCTACGACTCATGGCGAAATAGAGTATCAAAGTGACTCGATAATGAAATATAATGATGTAAAACTATCGGAGTATAGGGGGATACAAGTTGGATTTTGTCCACAAAATTCTTTAGAAGCTCTTAATCCTCTTATGACAATAGAGGAGCAGATTACAGAAGGAATCAAGAGACATTTTGACTATGACTCTGTTACTATAAAAGGAAAAGTTGAGAGTTTATTTGAAAAAGTTGGATTATCTAATGACTTTATGAAGGCATATCCTCATCAGCTTTCTGGAGGCATGAGGCAGAAGGTTCTAATTGCAGTTGCTATTTCATTAAACCCCAAAATTCTATTAGTAGATGAACCTACCTCTTCTCTTGATATAGATTCTAGGATTGAAATTGTTAATTTGCTTAGACTATTGAAAGAAGAAAATGAAATTGCACTTATAGTTATATCCCATGATATGGAGGTTATAGCTCAGCTTTGTGATAGGTGCGCTTTATTATATCAAGGAGAACTTGTCGAAAGTGGAATTACAAAAGAGATTTTTTCTTATCCTGAGCACCCATATACCAGAGGATTAATTTCAGCTTCACTTGAAGTTAACCCATATCAGGATTTGTGGGGAATCCCTGGTGAGATAGGACTTCACGATGTGCCTGGCTGTAGCTTTTACTCAAGATGTACTCAAAGAAGCACAAAATGCAAGTTTGAAAAGCCCAAGCTTTTATCTATTTCATCAGCTAGGCTAGTAGCCTGCAATAGAGGAGGAATAGTGAAAGTTCTAAAAGCAAAGGAGCTAAACAAAACCTATAATATGGGAAAGAAAAAAATAAATGCTTGTGTAAATGCAAATATAGAGCTTAGAGCTGGAGAAATTGTAAGCATAGTTGGACCCTCTGGTTCAGGAAAAACTACTTTAGTAAGTATGTTATGTGGTATTCTAGAAAAAGATAAAGGTGAGATTGAGGTTTTTGATGAAATTCTAAATACTTTAAATATGCATAGGAGCTTTCATGGTATGCAGATGGTATTTCAAGACCCATATTCATCTATAAATGGAGATTTCACTATAGAAAAGGCTGTAAGTGAGCCACTGATTATAAATAAGCTCTGCAGTAAGGATGAGTCATATATTTATGTAAAAAAGGCTCTTGTGGATGTTGGACTATCTGATGAGGATTGCTTTTTAAAAACTAGAACTGGGAGTCTGAGTGGTGGACAAAGACAAAGAGTAGCAATAGCTAGAGCCATGGTAATGAAACCTAAAATATTAATTGCTGATGAAATTAGCTCGATGCTAGACCCGTCTACAAAAGCAAATGTTTTAAGGCTTATGAAAGAACTGCAAAACAAAAATGGATTCTCTATGATCTATGTGACGCATGACTTACAGCTAGCTAGAAAAATTTCAAATAGGATATATGAAGTGGATGCGGGACAAGTAAATGAGAAAACTATTTGCTTTTTGTAA
- a CDS encoding ABC transporter permease, protein MSVLKYSKSNSMVINNIKSLFRKANHRLNKLSVLGKLSLFWLIALLGIAIFGEHLIPHSHKIPEFQTLLEPNKVNLLGTDDLGIDLLSQILYGERISMGVGLSVAFISVIIGSVAGGLAGYYQGRVDGAIMRVADAMLVIPRLPLTIVIAAFMGPSIYNIILVLSIFSWASVARIVRSLVLALMHEGYIIMAKTYGGGFCYIFRNHIISKIAPVLAINFMKVMGSAITAEAGLAFIGLSDPTTRSWGVILNHAMAFKGIYFTEFWKWWIVSPVVFMTLTMVSIAFFGRELEGKNSYGKSK, encoded by the coding sequence ATGAGCGTTTTAAAATACTCAAAATCAAATTCAATGGTGATTAATAATATCAAAAGCTTGTTTAGAAAAGCTAATCATAGATTAAATAAACTTAGCGTATTAGGTAAGCTTTCATTATTTTGGTTAATAGCTCTTCTTGGGATAGCTATATTTGGAGAGCATTTAATACCACATAGCCATAAAATTCCAGAATTTCAGACTTTGCTTGAGCCAAATAAAGTTAATTTGCTAGGGACGGATGATTTAGGGATAGATTTGCTGTCTCAGATTTTATATGGAGAGAGAATAAGTATGGGGGTTGGATTATCTGTTGCTTTTATTTCAGTTATTATTGGCTCTGTAGCTGGAGGGCTTGCAGGATATTATCAGGGCAGGGTAGATGGAGCTATAATGAGAGTTGCTGATGCTATGCTTGTGATACCTAGATTGCCACTGACTATCGTAATTGCAGCTTTTATGGGACCGAGTATTTACAATATAATTCTAGTACTTAGCATTTTTTCATGGGCATCAGTTGCTAGGATAGTGCGCTCATTGGTATTAGCTTTGATGCATGAAGGCTATATAATTATGGCAAAAACATATGGAGGAGGATTTTGCTACATATTTAGAAATCATATTATTAGCAAAATAGCTCCTGTTTTGGCTATAAATTTTATGAAGGTCATGGGAAGTGCAATAACTGCAGAAGCAGGACTGGCTTTTATTGGTTTAAGTGACCCTACAACTAGAAGCTGGGGCGTTATACTAAATCATGCTATGGCTTTTAAAGGGATATACTTTACTGAGTTTTGGAAATGGTGGATAGTGTCGCCAGTAGTATTTATGACACTTACTATGGTTAGCATAGCATTTTTTGGCAGAGAGTTAGAAGGGAAGAACAGTTATGGGAAAAGCAAATAA